CGTTTATAACGCCTAAAAACGATACTTTGATATAGATATAGGGTAATAAAAAAGCCCCTTACTTGTTTGTAAGAGGCTGATAATCAGATAGTAGTGGGTACGGGAATCGAACCCGTATTGCATGCGTGAGAGGCATGTGTCCTAACCGTTAGACGAACCCACCGGAGTTTGATAGATTAAAAAGAGCCAAGTCTTTAAAACTTAGCTCTTTTTTATTTTGAGATTTTTTGCGGAAGCTGGGGGATTCGAACCCCCGGTACCCTTACGAGTACGTCAGTTTAGCAAACTGGTGGTTTCAGCCACTCACCCAAACTTCCTTGAACCCGCATTCTCTCTCAAATGCGGTGCAAATATAGGGGGAACTTTTGGACTACGCAAATCTTTTAGCAAGATTTTTTTTACCTGTTTTTTGTAAAATGAGATAACCTGCTATGTTTCAAATGTTAAACGGAAGAAATTTTTTTTCGAAAGCTTTTAATTTTTATCGATGGAATGGGAACTTGAAACATATTGACGCTATCCGTTTATTATAGTGACGGTATCTTCATGGGATAGGGTAAACATCCGGATGGGATAGTGACGGTATATTTGACGTGAGAAAAGGACATAAAAAAAGGCTATCTATCCCAGACAGCCAATCTTTTTGTTAACCTTAAATCTAATACTATGAAAAACACAGTACAAATATACGGACTTCTGTCAACTTTGCAAATAAAACAAGAAAAAAGAGATGTTTTATAACATTGATTAAATATTTGATTCTTCAATTCTATTTTTATTAAGACTTTCAGCGTTTTGAATGCTATATTCCCAATATTTATCACATAATTTCAGATAGCTGGTTTCGGCACTCTTGCCGCCTAAAGAAATAGCGTACATTTTAGTCTGTTTCGCTTTTGCGTGTTCGATGGTTCGGGATAGCGGTTGATCGACAGGACGCATCTCAAAGTCCGATACGGTGATAATGTCTGCTTCCATATATCCTTCTTCGCTGATCTTCCGCAAAGCATGCGTGATGACAGGTTCCATATCAGTTCCGCCATGAAAGGATTGGCATAAGAAATCGACAAGGCGATCGAAACTGCTTCCTAAATCTGTGATTTCGATGCACTCGATATCATCGGAAAACAGGATGACGTAACATTTCCGATGTTGCACTTCCGTCAGTTCGGCAATGGCAAGCAGAGTGGATTTCGCGATTCTTTCCCGTTCGCCTGCCATGGAACCGGAAGTGTCCAGGCAAACAATGAAAGGGCCTTCGGCTTCTTCGGAAACTTCATTTCCTATTGTTTTCTTGTCGTTGATGGTTTGCTTTTCATGTGATTGATAGTCGATGACTTGCAATCTCTTCTCAATGAAACGCTCAAAGAAAATGGGTTGCAGGCTTTTTTCGGCCAGATAGCAATACTCTAAGGGAAGAAGGCTGTTTAAGTCGTTTCCTTCGCAAATACCTGCAATATCGCTTCGGGTGGCATGAGATATAATTTGTTCCCGATGAATACCGGCAGTCATTTTGAAACGTTTCCGGCTGCTTTGGTGCTTCTTGCCCAAGATTTCTACCAGTTCACGGATAACGGGATTTCGTTTGATCGTTTCTTCGTATTCTAAAATATGTTCCGCTATCTGTTTATGGTTGCGGAGTAACCAGACGAGGCGTGAGCCGCCACGTACCGGAAGATTTTTGGCAAGTGATAGCTGAAGACGGTAGAAATCATCACAGAGCCGCTCGATATGTTCCATCTGATAGTTGAACTCGTTGTTCGAGAGCAACGTGTGCCATTTGTCGAAGAAGAGAGTTCGCAACGCTTTCCATTCTTTAGAGCGCGGGCTGATTTTGTCAAAACGCTGGAGGTAGTATTTTACGTTGAGGTCTACCAGATGATATTTCATAGAGAACGGGTAGGCGCTGTTTTTCAGGAATTGGAGAAACTTGGCGTCTGATGCTTCATCCATTTCATGAAAGTATTCCCATTGCGACGCGTAGTGGGAGTAGAAATCTTGCAGGGAGGGTTGCGTGTGACGAAAATACCGGTGAATGTCCGCATCCAGTTCTTCGGGACGGATAATCAGGTTGTGCAGTTGTTCGTCGTACACATCGTAGGCTATTCTCTGCAATTTCTCATAATAAATGTCTTGCAGGTGTTTGAGCCTAATACTCTCTGTTCTCTTGTTCATGGGCATGAGCGATGATGCGGAGTTCGTTCCGGTAATTCTCTATGATATGTGCAGTCTCTCCTAAAATTCGCTTGATCTTGCTTTTTTGTGATGAACTTAAGAAGAGATGCTCTTTTGTATATGTTGTTTCCCGTTCGGAGATTGTTTTATATTCCACTTCCATTTGATGGAGCAAGTCGATCACTTCCTGCAATGTAAATTCGAACGGAGTGCTGCCATCCTGTTGTACGGGCAAAGGGTCGCAATTGTCATAACACAGTAACGGATATTCCTGATTGTTGACGAAAACAGACCGTCTTCCTTTTCGGAGGGAATAGATATTCTTTTGCGCGATATTTCTGTTTTTTACAAAATCGTAGGCTTTCAGGATCTTGTTGACCGGACGGAATTTATCCTGCTGGATATAAAACAAGCGGTTGCTGTCTTTCTTCAAAGACTGGTAATCGGAAGCAAATATGAGTAGATTTCCGGCAATGTGATAACCTTCTATGCGATGATAGAAGGTGTCTACTACCTGGATTCCCGGATCGCTAAGTTCACGCAGGCTGTGTTCGGACTTCATGTTTTCTTTCAGTGTGTCCAATTTTTGTTCCAGCCGTTTCTCTCCTAACAGATAGGTGTTGATGCCTCGTGCTATCGACTGTTCTACAATTTCTTCGATAATGGGGAGCTGCGAAATTTCATCCCACAGGCAGGCGCTCATCAACAGGCAGTCGGAGAAATGAATTCCCGGAGATTCATTCAGATAGGCTGATGTGCGGAGCAGACCTACTATTTTCTTCCAGCGGCGGTCGGATACATAGATGGGAGGGGTGTTCTCATCCCGTCCTGTGTTGTATTGTTCAATTTCTCGTTTGATATTGTGAATCAGCTCGAAGATAGTATAGTGGATGCCTACTTTTTCG
The Bacteroides luhongzhouii DNA segment above includes these coding regions:
- a CDS encoding AAA family ATPase yields the protein MKSIKSHITQLLKSLNEGVFEKEHTIALSLLSAMAGESIFLLGPPGVAKSLVARRLKLAFKDANAFEYLMSRFSTPDEIFGPVSISKLKDEDTYERITKGYLPTASIVFLDEIWKAGPAIQNSLLTVINEKIYRNGQFTVRVPLKALIAASNELPAKGEGLEALYDRFLIRQFVGCIEQEYAFDQMISSTREIEPEIPEKLQVNDELYNQIQTESEKVGIHYTIFELIHNIKREIEQYNTGRDENTPPIYVSDRRWKKIVGLLRTSAYLNESPGIHFSDCLLMSACLWDEISQLPIIEEIVEQSIARGINTYLLGEKRLEQKLDTLKENMKSEHSLRELSDPGIQVVDTFYHRIEGYHIAGNLLIFASDYQSLKKDSNRLFYIQQDKFRPVNKILKAYDFVKNRNIAQKNIYSLRKGRRSVFVNNQEYPLLCYDNCDPLPVQQDGSTPFEFTLQEVIDLLHQMEVEYKTISERETTYTKEHLFLSSSQKSKIKRILGETAHIIENYRNELRIIAHAHEQENREY